GGCGGCGGGGCCCGGCTGCGACCTGGGGGTCCGGGGCGCTGACGGGACCCCTCCCCTCCGCCTCAGCTGCTGGCTGGACCCGGCTCGCGGCTTCCTCTGGAGCTTCCTGGGACCCGTGACAGTCATCGTTTTGGTAAATGCCCAGCCCCACCCGCCCCGGCCAGCTCTGGGACGCCCCctagccccagccccagccctaaCCCCAGCCCGCGTGCCCGGCTTCCCACAGTGCAATGCCCTCATCTTTGTCATCACCGTCTGGAAGCTCGCTCAGAAGTTTTCTGAAATCAATCCAgacatgaaaaaattgaaaaaggcgAGGTGAGAGGAGGAGCGGCTGGAGGGGGCGAAGGGGCCGGGATGGGGGGCGGGACAGGGGCAGAGGGGGTCCCCGCAGGCCTCCCGCCCGCTGCAGCCAGCTCTCCTCGCACCCCGCAGGGTGCTGACCATCACGGCCGTGGCCCAGCTCTTCGTGCTGGGCTGCACGTGGGTCTTTGGCCTGTTCCTCTTCAACCCGCACAGCTGGGTGCTGTCCTACACCTTCACCGTCCTCAACTGCCTGCAgggcctcttcctcttcctcctgcacTGCCTGCTCAACAAGAAGGTGGGCCAGGGGCGGTTCCCGGCACCCCGGCGTCCCCTCTTCCCCCGCCTTACCCATCACCCACCAGTCGCTGTCCCACAGGTGAGAGAGGAGTACCGGAAGTGGGCCTGCCTGGTCACGGGGAACAAGTACTCGGAGTTTGCCTCCACCATGTCCGGCACCAGCCACAACCAGACCCGGGTAAGGGGCTGTCCTGGGGCAGTGGTGCAGGAAGGTgggccgccccccaccccacctgcagCTCGGGCCTCACGGGCTCCCTCTTCCCCCAGGCCCTGCGGGCGTCCGAATCGGGCATGTGACGGCAGCTCGGCCAGGCCAGCGGCCCCAGTGGCCTCAGCAGCTTTTGCACAGGCTGAAGACTGTTCTTTCTTTCCCACTGCTCTGCTCCCCCCCAGCCTCCCACCTCGGCCCCCATGGGCACCAGGGAGAGGGGGTGACAGCTGGGGTTCTGTCGCTGAACCCCAGAAAGCTCAGCCAAGGCGGACAGTCAAGCCAGCCACCTCTTTCTGCTGCACCCAGCTGTCTTGGCTGCGACCTGGGGAAGGGGCAGAAGCTGGCCCCGGCTGCAGCCCCCTGCCCCAGTGCACGTCCCAGAACTGGTGGGGGGTCTGGGTGCTGGGGTTCAGCTTCCCTCTGAAACTAAGACTGATGTCAGGGCAGCGGGGTAGGTCCTCCCCGCCCCAGCTCTGCTGCCTCAAGCTCACGGTACAGACACTTCTGCCCCCTCATGGGGCAGAAGATTCGAACTGTTTTGAAGGTTATAGATGTTGTGTAATATATTTTTGTCTAAATCTTTCAATGTTGACCCTTAAAATTAAATCCCATGCCAACATAGACTGGTGACAGCGTTGCTCACTGGCCAGGCCCATGGCTGAGAACAGATGGGATGGGAGCCAGGcttccataataaaaatttattcttaCACAAATCTACAGCGTTAAGACGTAAAAAGGGAGACCCGTTGTGGCTTAGAAAGAGCGTGAAGTAAGACTTGGGGAGGCAGCGGCAGCTCGGGGCTCTGTCAGGCGCTTGGTTACCGGCTCTGCTCGACTGCAAGACACAGAGGAGGAGCCGGTGAGGGGAGAGAGGGCCCCAGCCCCCCCAGCCCCGCCTGGCCGACCGGCTTACTGTACGTGGAGATGTCAATTTCTTCCGGAAGCTCTGCCACGTTCACTTCAAACCGGTCCTGGACGTCATTGAGGATTTTGGCATCGTTCTCGTCGGACACAAAAGTGACAGCCAGGCCCTTGGTGCCAAAGCGACCCGCACGAGCCACCTGCCGGCAGTGCACAGGTGGGGTCAGGCCTCCCTCCCTGCTATCCCCGGAGGCACCAGGCGGGGACCGGGTGGCGACTCACCCGGTGGAGGTAGGTGTCCGAGTCCTCGGGCATGTCGTAGTTGAAGACGATGTTGACGCGCTCGATGTCCATCCCTCGGCCGAACAGATTGGTGGCCACCAGGATCCGCCGCTGGAAGTCCTTGAACTGCTGATAGCGCGCCAGGCTGGGATGTGGGAAGAGGCAGCGGTCAGGCACGGGGCTCCCGGCACTCCCGAACTCCCCCGTCGGCGTGGCGCTCACCGCTCGTCTTGTGCCATGCCCCTGTGGATGGCGATGGCCGGGAAGTTCTGCTCTACGAGGAGCTGGGCCAGAGCCATGCAGCGCTGCACGGACTTCACGAAGACCACTACCTGCGGGGCGAGCTCAGCCTGAATCCCCGcaccagccccccagccccccgccTACCCCCACCCGGGACAGGCTGGCGGAGGGAGCTCACCTGGTTAAACTCCAGCACATCCAGCAGGTCGAAAAGCTTGCGGTTCTTCTCGCTGTCCTTGAGCTTGACGTAGTACTGCTGCAGGCCGTGCAGTGTCAGCTTGGTCTCGTCGTCCACAAACACCTCCATGGGCTGAAGGGGAAGGAGGCAGCAGGGGCGGGCCGGGCTCACGCCTGAGCTGCTCGCGGCCCAGGACCCTTCCGGCAAGTGGCAGAGGAAACACTTCTCCACCAAGAGGAGACTGCGCTCAGGCCCGGGCCCGACAGCGCTGCCAGGGGGCCGAGCCTCGGGAGAGGAGGGTGGGCGAGGGCCGCGGGCCCAGCCTACTCACGTCCTGCATGAACTTCCTGCACACGGGCCGGATCTCCTTGCTCAAAGTGGCGCTGAACATCATGCACTGCTTCTCGTGGGGCGTCAGGCGGAAGATCTCCTGCACGTCCCGCCGCATGTCTGGGAGGGCGGGCGAGCGGGAGGAGGTGGGCATGCCGCTAGCAGGCCGCGGGCCCCCAGGAACAGCCCGGCCCTCCCCCCGGGCCGGTGGCCCCAGGATGGGTCCGTGAGCGAGGGCTGAGGGGCGAGTCCCCAGGCGCCTGAGGGGCTGGACTCGGGGCGGGCGCAGCGGGAGGAGCTGCCGTCCACTTACACGCTGGCAGCGCGGAGCAGCCGGGCCAGTGCGCCTCGGGCCACGCTTCAGGGAGGGGAGCCTGAGGCAGAGACGGCCACTGGGGTGAGAGCTGCAGCTGCCTCCCTGGCGCCAGCCCCTCCCACGGCCCCGTCGGGGCTCACAGCAACCCCCCGGAGTGGGCTGCGGGCGCCTCTGGTCCCCCCTGATGTGGCATCACACTCTGCCAATACTGCCTCTGTCCCCGTGGTTGTTTCTGGGGGCTGTGGGGGGCCCTGCCCGCCCCTGACCCACCGGGGGGACGCCGTCGCCTGCCTGCTGAGGCCCCCGGAAAGCGGGCTCAGGGTCTGGGGCGGCCAGGAGGGTGGCCCTGTGGCAGGTGGGCCCCGCGGCCCCGCAGCCTCGGGGGACGCTCACCCAGCTGCTCCAGCATCTTGTCACACTCGTCCAGCACGAAGTGCTTCACGTTCCTCAGGTTGAGGGTCCGGTTCCGCACGAGCGCCAGGATGCGGCCCGGGGTCCCCACCACGACGTGGGGGCAGTTCTTCTTCAGCACCTCCTCGTCCTTCTTGATGGCGAGGCCTCCGAAGAACACGGCCACCTGCAGGGCAGAGGGGCTGAGGGCATGCACCCCACTCTGTGCCCAcatccccgcccccccccccagggccTCCGGACAGAGGAAACCGCAGGAGAGCCAAGCCCCGGCTCCCTGGAAAGGAGGCCCAGGGCTGGGAGCAGCCGGGCCTCTGGGGGCCGTGCATAATTCATCGGCCTCTTAAGGCGCAGAAACCACTGCCAACTTCAAGGCCGTGGCTGCAGCCGAGCTTGGTAAATGCTGCCTGGGCCAGAGCCAAGCCTGCAAGGCGGGGGACGGGGGCAACAGGCTGCCAGGGCTCACCTTGACGCTGGGCATGTACTTGGAGAAGCGCTCATACTCCTTGCTGATCTGGAAGGCCAGCTCCCGCGTGTGGCACATGACCAGGACTGTCacctggggggggtgggggaagacagGCGCTGGGTAGCGTCCTGCGTCTGCAGGGCCTGGAGCCCACACCCGTGCCCTCCCATCACTGCTCTTCTTCCTCAGCCCGGGCCAGGGGGAGGCCCAGACCCCACGCCTCCAGCTGCCCTCATCCCTGGCGCCCTCTCAGAGGTGCTGTGGCCTCTGTCTCCCAACCCCAGCAGCTGCGGCGCTGCCAGGAACCGAGAAGGGCCCAGTGACTGCCAGACCCAGCCCGGCCCGGGGATGCCTGTGCTCAGCTCCTTCTAGAGACTCCACTCCCAGCCAGCCCAGGAAGCTGAGAGGGAGGCCGCCCAGCTTTCGGGCCTCAACACAGCCTTCCACTAAGTCCTTGTCCTCCCGATTTACCCAAATCGAACAAGGGCCAATACGCGGCTGCTGGGGTGCACATCACAGGATTCCTCGCAGGGGCAGAATGCTGGGGTTCACCTAAGTGTCCCTGAACCGCAGGACAGTACTGTGGACGAGGAAGCCAGCCTCGGTGGGCACCCGCAGTCCCAGAACCCCCAGTTCCCCGCCAGGCTCGAGAAATGCCCAAAGAAAGAACAGGGCAGGAAGGCACAGTAGTTCCCGATGTTTCCTACAAGTGCCCTTCCCGATTTTGTTACAAACCAGCTACTGCACCTAATTTTGAAAGCCACAGGAACAACATGGGGACAGAGGCGTTACACAGGTGGGGAACGGTGCGGGGACCACACACCTGTCCATTGACGGGCTCCAGCTGCTGCAGGGTGGCCAGCACGAAGACTGCCGTCTTGCCCATCCCAGATTTGGCCTGGCACAGGACGTCCATGCCCAGGATGGCCTGGGGGATGCACTCGTGCTGGACTGCGGAGAGAGAGGGCATGAGCCGCCGGAGCCGGGCCTCCCGCACCTGCCCGAGTCCTCCCGGGGCGTACCCTCAGACGGATGCTCAAAGCCGCAGTCCACGATGGCCCTCAGGAGCTCCGGCTTCAGCAGAAAGTCCCGGAAGCCAGAGCTGTGGATGGACACGTAGGAGCCCTTGACATCTTTCTTGGGGGGCGCTGGGGTGCTCTCGGGAGGAGCCTGGGGCTCTTCGTCTTCTTCATAATCCAGGAGCTCGTTTTCCACATCCTGCTCAGCCATGGTGCTTAGGGCaggaggcagagaggaagggTAGGGGGTGATACCAGGGTCAAGGGCACCGGCTGGGGGCACGTCCTCAGAGCGGCCACAAGAGGCCCACCTAGCAGATGAGGCCGGGACTCCAGCACCCTCTGAGCCCATTCCCTCACTGCCTTGCCCCCCCACATCCCAACAGGCACCCCCATGAGACACCTCCTCCTTCACCATGGACGCCATGCCTCCACCCCACCACTCTCGTCCAACCTGCCCCATCACTCCCCCGCCCCCACCAGGTACACACTGGCCTGGTCACAGCCACCCACTCAACACTCCAGCAGCCCCCACCACTCTCAGAGTGAAACCCTGAATCTCGGCCCAGCCTTCCCAACCCTCCTCCTGGCCCGGCTAACCTCCCCCACACCCCTTCCACGTGGCCCCCCCGCCTCATTTTGCTTCTCAGACTCGCCATCCTCTCCCCCTGCCTGAGCCTGCCACTGCAGCCACCTGGACACTGCTCCCAGGGCTTTGCAAGAAGCTCTAATGCACCTCAGGCCACCGAGACTAAGGTGCCCCCATCCTATCGCCCCAGCCCCCGCTGGGCCCGCAGGGCGCAGGACCCCAGGGACCTGGAGGAGGGGGGCACGGCTGCCCCACCCGGCTCTCCTGCTATTTGTGGTCTACACAAGGGAATAATTAAGTGCTCTCAGGGAAAGGCCTCCCATTGGGCCTGGGCCAATGAAAGCGAAGCCGAGATGGCAAATGGGATTAATCCAGAGCACTCCCACATCCTAGCTTTAATTCTCTCCATGTAGAGACCTACTGGGTGCCAACCACCCAAAGGCGAGGAGAACCCCCTCTGTCCTGCCCACTCCACCCAGCCTCCAGgccagcaggggtggggggcagtacTGAAGCAGGGCCTTCTCCCTGAGGCTGGAAGCTGAGGGTCCTGGGCCCGGGTTCTGGCCCTCCTGTCACTCATGCCCTTCCTGACTTCCTCCAGGCCCAGGGCTTTGAACACCCCATATGCTGATGCCTCCCCAAGGCTGGTCTCCAGTggcgccccaccccccacccctgaacTCCAGACTCTGTCACCAGCTGCCTTCTCCAGGTCTCCCCTTAGAAGCTGAACTCAAAATGCTCAGAACAAAATTCCGTTTCTCCCTGAAGCCTGCTTTCCCCACTTGTGAAGGGCAACTTCATCCTCTTGATggttctgtcttttctctctcattccctCCAAGTCCAATCTTCCAGAAAGTCCTGCTGGGTCAACCCAGCCAATTCTCACCCCTCCTGCCACACTGACCCCGGCCACCATCActactctctctcttttaaaaatttatttagaacGAGGTTATTGAGACATCACTCACATACCACAGAactcatccatttaaagtgtacagttccaCGTTCTTTAGTGTGTtcagtcaattttagaattttagaatgttttcatcaccttAAAAAGAAATCCTGTGCCCTTTAGCCATCACTCCactatccctccctccctccatccccacaACCActgatctcctttctgtctctatggatttgcttattctggactcttcgtttaaatggaatcatacaataggtgatcttttgtgactgtgttctttcactcagcatcatgtcttcaaggttcatccacgtgtAGCACACATCATAACTTGGTTCTTTTTAGtgttcaaataatattccattgtctggatgGACTACAGCTTATCCATTTGTCAGTGATGGACATGTGAGCGCTATCACTCCTGCTTTGTTTATGCCAGTAGCCTCCCTGCTTCTACCCTCCCCCTACAATCAACTCTCCCCAAAGCAGCCAAAGGGAGCCGTTTAGAAGTTGAGCCTGGTCATGTCACTCCTCTCTTCAAAACCTCCACAGGCTCCCGGGGTGCCTCCTTCATCTACACAGCCTACACAGCCTGACCCACCCCACTGTGCAGCCTCATCTCCCCCATGCCCCTCACTCCTGGGACTAGTGTCTCTCCACCCCACAGCTGCACATGTCTTTCCCGCTCTATTCAAGCTTCCACTTAAATTTTCTCACTTCAAAAGCATCTTTCCTGCCAGTCCCAACGGAAAGGGGCCCCCTGCCAGTCACACCAGCCCCTCACACATTTGTTATTCTCACTGGACTAACTGTTCTGTTGACTGTTAACGCCCCCAGCGCccagaacagtacctggcacgtGGCATCTACCCCACCCGGGTGCTCCCTAAATCACAGCTGACTGAATGGAACTAGAAT
Above is a window of Choloepus didactylus isolate mChoDid1 chromosome 25, mChoDid1.pri, whole genome shotgun sequence DNA encoding:
- the DDX39A gene encoding ATP-dependent RNA helicase DDX39A isoform X2, which gives rise to MAEQDVENELLDYEEDEEPQAPPESTPAPPKKDVKGSYVSIHSSGFRDFLLKPELLRAIVDCGFEHPSEVQHECIPQAILGMDVLCQAKSGMGKTAVFVLATLQQLEPVNGQVTVLVMCHTRELAFQISKEYERFSKYMPSVKVAVFFGGLAIKKDEEVLKKNCPHVVVGTPGRILALVRNRTLNLRNVKHFVLDECDKMLEQLDMRRDVQEIFRLTPHEKQCMMFSATLSKEIRPVCRKFMQDPMEVFVDDETKLTLHGLQQYYVKLKDSEKNRKLFDLLDVLEFNQVVVFVKSVQRCMALAQLLVEQNFPAIAIHRGMAQDERLARYQQFKDFQRRILVATNLFGRGMDIERVNIVFNYDMPEDSDTYLHRVARAGRFGTKGLAVTFVSDENDAKILNDVQDRFEVNVAELPEEIDISTYIEQSR
- the DDX39A gene encoding ATP-dependent RNA helicase DDX39A isoform X1 — encoded protein: MGSEGAGVPASSARWASCGRSEDVPPAGALDPGITPYPSSLPPALSTMAEQDVENELLDYEEDEEPQAPPESTPAPPKKDVKGSYVSIHSSGFRDFLLKPELLRAIVDCGFEHPSEVQHECIPQAILGMDVLCQAKSGMGKTAVFVLATLQQLEPVNGQVTVLVMCHTRELAFQISKEYERFSKYMPSVKVAVFFGGLAIKKDEEVLKKNCPHVVVGTPGRILALVRNRTLNLRNVKHFVLDECDKMLEQLDMRRDVQEIFRLTPHEKQCMMFSATLSKEIRPVCRKFMQDPMEVFVDDETKLTLHGLQQYYVKLKDSEKNRKLFDLLDVLEFNQVVVFVKSVQRCMALAQLLVEQNFPAIAIHRGMAQDERLARYQQFKDFQRRILVATNLFGRGMDIERVNIVFNYDMPEDSDTYLHRVARAGRFGTKGLAVTFVSDENDAKILNDVQDRFEVNVAELPEEIDISTYIEQSR